A genome region from Micromonospora peucetia includes the following:
- a CDS encoding DNA gyrase/topoisomerase IV subunit B has translation MTAEPETLYGADDLTHLEGLDAVRKRPGMYIGSTDSRGVGHLVNEILDNSTDEGVAGHATKVEVTLHADGSVQVDDDGRGIPTDVHAKSGISGVELVLTRLHAGGKFGGSGYKTSGGLHGVGASAVNALSLRFDVTVRRGGKVHAMSFRHGVPGIFDGDSPDATFTPGPGLQIVGAMKRGQRTGTSIRWWHDARYFETGAALDADAVRLKLRNTAFLVPGVSYMLRDHTGEERTEERFHYPDGLTDMVEFLAPAGDRPVSGMLMVTGEGTYRENAADANGVMQSNVQRRAEVEVAFRWGTGYERTVECFTNTIRNAHGGTHRKGFERGLARTLADAVRNTRGLLKAKEDPPTLDDVLEGMTAVVHVRIPEPQFTSQTKDELSTAGITKVIQALVEQHLKAWLEDRRTKAEARTVLQKIVDAARVRLTQKQQKDAARRKTALEGASMPPKLVDCRAIGIDRSELFIVEGDSALGTGRLARSAEYQALLPIRGKILNVQKANLQQVLDNAECAAIVQVLGAGSGRTFDLSALRYGRVLIMADADVDGAHIRTLLITLFARYMRPLIEVGRLYAAMPPLHKITTRGRNPQIIYTYTQAEMEATVRKLEKAGKQIVTPIPRFKGLGEMDADELWETTMNPATRAVRRITLDDVDAAERILELLMGEKVEPRRNWLIDSADRVDREAIDA, from the coding sequence TTGACCGCAGAGCCTGAGACCCTGTACGGGGCCGACGACCTCACGCACCTCGAGGGGCTGGACGCCGTCCGCAAGCGGCCCGGCATGTACATCGGCTCCACCGACAGCCGTGGCGTGGGTCACCTCGTCAACGAGATCCTCGACAACTCCACGGACGAGGGCGTCGCCGGCCACGCCACGAAGGTCGAGGTGACGCTGCACGCCGACGGCTCGGTCCAGGTCGACGACGACGGACGGGGCATCCCCACAGACGTGCATGCCAAATCCGGCATCTCCGGTGTCGAGCTGGTGCTCACCCGGCTGCACGCGGGCGGGAAGTTCGGCGGCTCCGGCTACAAGACCTCCGGGGGCCTGCACGGCGTGGGCGCCTCGGCGGTCAACGCGCTGTCCCTCCGGTTCGACGTCACGGTTCGCCGGGGTGGCAAGGTCCACGCGATGTCCTTCCGGCACGGCGTGCCGGGGATCTTCGACGGTGACAGCCCCGACGCGACGTTCACCCCGGGCCCCGGGCTCCAGATCGTCGGCGCGATGAAGCGCGGCCAGCGCACCGGCACCTCGATCCGTTGGTGGCACGACGCGCGCTACTTCGAGACCGGCGCCGCGCTGGACGCCGACGCCGTGCGGTTGAAGCTGCGCAACACGGCGTTCCTCGTGCCGGGCGTGAGCTACATGCTGCGCGACCACACCGGGGAGGAGCGGACCGAGGAGCGGTTCCACTACCCCGACGGCCTGACCGACATGGTGGAGTTCCTCGCCCCGGCCGGCGACCGGCCCGTCTCCGGCATGCTGATGGTCACCGGCGAGGGCACCTACCGGGAGAACGCCGCCGACGCCAACGGGGTCATGCAGTCCAACGTGCAGCGTCGGGCCGAGGTCGAGGTGGCCTTCCGCTGGGGCACCGGCTACGAGCGCACCGTCGAGTGCTTCACGAACACCATCCGCAACGCGCACGGCGGCACCCACCGCAAGGGCTTCGAGCGGGGCCTGGCACGCACCCTCGCCGATGCCGTCCGCAACACCCGTGGCCTGCTCAAGGCCAAGGAGGATCCGCCCACCCTGGACGACGTCCTGGAGGGCATGACCGCGGTCGTGCACGTCCGGATCCCGGAGCCGCAGTTCACCTCGCAGACCAAGGACGAGCTCTCCACCGCCGGCATCACCAAGGTGATCCAGGCACTGGTCGAGCAGCACCTGAAGGCCTGGCTGGAGGACCGCAGGACCAAGGCCGAGGCACGTACGGTCCTTCAGAAGATCGTCGACGCGGCCCGGGTGCGGCTGACCCAGAAGCAGCAGAAGGACGCCGCCCGGCGCAAGACCGCCCTGGAGGGCGCGTCGATGCCCCCCAAGCTGGTCGACTGCCGCGCGATCGGAATCGACCGCAGTGAATTGTTCATTGTGGAGGGGGACAGCGCCCTCGGGACAGGCCGACTTGCTCGATCTGCCGAATATCAGGCGCTTCTGCCGATCCGGGGCAAGATCCTCAACGTGCAGAAGGCCAACCTCCAGCAGGTGCTGGACAATGCCGAGTGCGCCGCGATCGTGCAGGTGCTCGGCGCCGGCTCCGGCCGCACGTTCGACCTGTCGGCGCTGCGCTACGGCCGGGTGCTGATCATGGCGGACGCCGACGTGGACGGCGCGCACATCCGCACCCTGCTGATCACGCTCTTCGCCCGCTACATGCGGCCGCTGATCGAGGTCGGCCGGCTCTACGCGGCGATGCCGCCCCTGCACAAGATCACCACCAGGGGGCGCAACCCGCAGATCATCTACACCTACACGCAGGCGGAGATGGAGGCGACGGTCCGCAAGCTGGAGAAGGCTGGCAAGCAGATCGTCACCCCGATCCCGCGGTTCAAGGGCCTCGGCGAGATGGATGCCGACGAGCTGTGGGAGACCACGATGAACCCGGCCACCCGGGCGGTCCGCCGGATCACCCTCGACGACGTCGACGCCGCCGAGCGGATCCTCGAACTGCTGATGGGGGAGAAGGTCGAGCCGCGCCGCAACTGGCTGATCGACTCCGCCGACCGGGTCGACCGCGAGGCGATCGACGCATGA
- a CDS encoding RrF2 family transcriptional regulator produces the protein MKLNRSTDMALRIAMLTAADPRRMTVDELSDRLDLPRNHVAKVVQRLQRLGVLVTIRGRSGGVAFAESGGGVTVGQVVRAFEGDDEVVSCDEPACTLRTACRLRGELRRARDAFLAVLDGVTLGGLVDGPTGPVLLALGLPRPRPALDAPYQTRSEE, from the coding sequence GTGAAGCTCAACCGGTCCACCGACATGGCGTTGCGCATCGCCATGCTCACCGCCGCGGACCCGCGACGGATGACCGTGGACGAGCTGTCCGACCGGCTCGACCTGCCGCGCAACCACGTCGCGAAGGTCGTGCAGCGGTTGCAGCGACTCGGGGTGCTGGTCACGATCCGGGGCCGCTCCGGCGGGGTCGCCTTCGCCGAGAGCGGCGGGGGCGTCACGGTCGGGCAGGTGGTGCGGGCCTTCGAGGGCGACGACGAGGTGGTGTCCTGCGACGAGCCGGCCTGTACGCTGCGCACGGCCTGCCGGCTGCGCGGCGAACTGCGCCGGGCCCGGGACGCCTTCCTCGCCGTACTGGACGGCGTGACCCTCGGCGGGCTCGTCGACGGGCCGACCGGCCCGGTGTTGCTCGCCCTCGGCCTGCCCCGCCCCCGGCCGGCACTCGACGCGCCGTACCAGACCCGGTCCGAGGAGTGA
- a CDS encoding globin domain-containing protein, which translates to MLSKSSAAVVTATLPAVQAHGEAITGRFYQRMFDAHPELLDIFNRSNQATGAQKAALASAVVAYAEHLTGGSSVPWGPILDRIAHKHASLGITASQYTIVGRHLLAAVGEVLGDAVTPEVAAAWDEVYWLLACELIAREARLYTVAGLAEGESVWRDWRVTGRATEALDVVSFTLVPADGGPVPSFVPGRYTSVAVDLDGGRGQQIRQYSLSGRPGADHWRITVKRVRGTGDAPDGMVSTFLHEHVGVGDTLRLSPPFGEVSAVAGQGPLLLVSAGIGLTPAMAALEHLATTEPQRPVVLVHADRAGAAHAFRNDLPRLHAALPNLRTALWYEDLTDGELAGVTAEVAAGRIDPALIPLSPDAHVHLCGPLPFMNTVRGGLLRRGVPVERIAYEVFGPGMLHDDRT; encoded by the coding sequence GTGCTCTCGAAGTCCTCAGCAGCAGTGGTGACGGCGACCCTGCCCGCCGTGCAGGCGCACGGCGAGGCCATCACCGGCCGGTTCTACCAACGGATGTTCGACGCGCACCCCGAACTGCTCGACATCTTCAACCGCAGCAACCAGGCCACCGGCGCCCAGAAGGCCGCCCTCGCGTCCGCCGTGGTCGCGTACGCGGAGCACCTGACCGGCGGCAGCAGCGTGCCGTGGGGCCCGATCCTGGACCGCATCGCGCACAAGCACGCCTCGCTGGGCATCACCGCCAGCCAGTACACGATCGTCGGCCGGCACCTGCTCGCCGCCGTCGGTGAGGTGCTCGGCGACGCCGTCACCCCGGAGGTCGCGGCGGCCTGGGACGAGGTCTACTGGCTGCTGGCCTGCGAGCTGATCGCCCGGGAGGCCCGCCTCTACACGGTGGCCGGGCTGGCCGAGGGCGAGTCCGTCTGGCGGGACTGGCGGGTCACCGGCCGGGCCACCGAGGCGCTGGACGTGGTGTCGTTCACCCTGGTCCCGGCCGACGGCGGCCCGGTACCCAGCTTCGTCCCGGGCCGGTACACCTCGGTCGCCGTCGATCTGGACGGCGGGCGCGGCCAGCAGATCCGCCAGTACAGCCTCTCCGGCCGCCCGGGAGCCGACCACTGGCGGATCACCGTCAAGCGGGTCCGCGGCACCGGCGACGCCCCTGACGGCATGGTCTCCACCTTCCTGCACGAGCACGTCGGTGTCGGCGACACCCTCCGGCTCAGCCCGCCCTTCGGCGAGGTCAGCGCGGTGGCCGGGCAGGGCCCGCTGCTGCTGGTCAGCGCGGGCATCGGCCTGACCCCGGCGATGGCCGCGCTGGAGCACCTGGCCACCACCGAGCCGCAGCGACCGGTGGTGCTGGTGCACGCCGACCGGGCCGGCGCGGCGCACGCGTTCCGCAACGACCTGCCGCGCCTGCACGCCGCGCTGCCCAACCTGCGCACCGCGCTCTGGTACGAGGACCTCACCGACGGCGAGTTGGCCGGGGTGACCGCCGAGGTGGCCGCCGGCCGGATCGACCCGGCGCTGATCCCGCTCTCCCCCGACGCCCACGTGCACCTCTGCGGGCCGCTGCCGTTCATGAACACGGTCCGGGGCGGCCTGCTGCGCCGGGGCGTGCCGGTGGAGCGGATCGCCTACGAGGTCTTCGGGCCGGGCATGCTCCACGACGATCGGACCTGA
- a CDS encoding glycosyltransferase produces the protein MRIAMISEHASPLAVGGADGSGGQHTHVAELAAALVGEGHDVRVYTRRDSAVQPESVGTPDGYRVCHVPAGPTLRVPRDELLPHMGEFGRWLAGQWRDGDWTPDVAHAHFWMSGLATLHAGRRTGVPVVLTYHSLGSVKRRLSGARETSPPGRVGYERALGRAADRVIVQCQDEVGELVRLGVPRSRMALVPAGVNQELFRPDGPVAPRDPARPRIITVGRLVERKGIQDVIRALPAVPDAECVVVGGPPAELLPANGFARRLHALAESCGVADRVKLLGGLPREQLGRWYRSADLLVAAGWHEPFGLTPLEGMACGVPVVGTNVGGIADSVVNGLTGDLVPPRDPRALGTAVRRLLADRVRRFAYATAALDRIRNRYSWKRCAEQLSSVYATVSTVGRPAPAVA, from the coding sequence ATGCGTATCGCGATGATCTCGGAGCACGCCAGTCCGCTCGCCGTCGGAGGGGCGGACGGGTCCGGCGGTCAGCACACGCACGTGGCGGAGCTCGCCGCCGCCCTGGTCGGCGAGGGGCACGACGTGCGGGTCTACACCCGCCGGGACTCCGCCGTCCAGCCCGAGTCGGTGGGCACCCCCGACGGCTACCGGGTGTGCCACGTGCCGGCCGGCCCGACGCTGCGGGTGCCGAGGGACGAACTGCTGCCGCACATGGGCGAGTTCGGACGCTGGCTGGCCGGCCAGTGGCGCGACGGCGACTGGACGCCGGACGTGGCGCACGCCCACTTCTGGATGAGCGGGCTGGCCACATTGCACGCCGGCCGGCGCACCGGGGTGCCGGTGGTGCTGACGTACCACAGCCTCGGCTCCGTGAAGCGGCGGCTGTCGGGCGCCCGGGAGACCAGCCCACCGGGCCGGGTCGGCTACGAGCGGGCCCTGGGCCGGGCCGCCGACCGGGTCATCGTGCAGTGCCAGGACGAGGTCGGCGAGCTGGTCCGCCTCGGCGTGCCCCGGTCCCGGATGGCGCTGGTCCCCGCCGGGGTCAACCAGGAGCTGTTCCGTCCCGACGGACCCGTCGCGCCGCGCGACCCGGCCCGCCCCCGGATCATCACCGTCGGCCGGCTGGTGGAGCGCAAGGGCATCCAGGACGTCATCCGGGCCCTGCCGGCCGTGCCGGACGCCGAGTGCGTGGTGGTCGGCGGCCCGCCGGCGGAACTGCTCCCCGCGAACGGCTTCGCCCGCCGGCTCCACGCGCTCGCCGAGTCCTGCGGGGTCGCCGACCGGGTGAAGCTCCTCGGCGGGCTGCCCCGGGAGCAGTTGGGCCGCTGGTACCGCTCGGCGGACCTGCTGGTGGCCGCCGGCTGGCACGAGCCGTTCGGGCTCACCCCGCTGGAGGGCATGGCGTGCGGGGTGCCGGTCGTCGGCACGAACGTCGGCGGGATCGCCGACAGCGTGGTCAACGGCCTGACCGGCGACCTCGTGCCACCCCGCGACCCCCGGGCCCTCGGCACCGCGGTCCGCCGGCTGCTCGCCGACCGGGTCCGTCGCTTCGCGTACGCGACGGCGGCGCTGGACCGGATCCGCAACCGGTACTCGTGGAAGCGCTGCGCCGAGCAGCTGAGCAGCGTCTACGCCACGGTCAGCACGGTCGGCCGGCCCGCTCCGGCGGTGGCGTGA
- a CDS encoding alpha/beta hydrolase family protein: MNATGEYRQEFVEVDGARIGLQVYPEPDGVDDAPLVLITPAMGVRARYYRPFAAALRAAGLAVAVADLRGTGESTPKPSRACRYGYPELAADVGATLAALKTRRDGRKTVLLGHSLGGQAALLHLALHGEHDVDGLALIAVGVPWWRSFPGLRGYGVLPYTQGIAATARLLGVWPGWGFGGRQARGVIRDWAHTARTGNFPHLDGVDAEAALRALRTPVLAVSVDDDQYTPHETLDHLCAKLAAAPVARERYTAAQAGARMDHFTWVRASTPLAARVARFATDLPAR; encoded by the coding sequence GTGAACGCGACGGGGGAATACCGGCAGGAGTTCGTCGAGGTCGACGGGGCCCGCATCGGGCTACAGGTGTATCCCGAGCCGGACGGCGTCGACGACGCCCCGCTGGTGCTGATCACGCCCGCGATGGGCGTCCGGGCGCGCTACTACCGGCCGTTCGCCGCCGCGCTGCGCGCCGCCGGCCTGGCCGTGGCGGTGGCCGACCTGCGCGGCACCGGGGAGAGCACCCCGAAGCCGAGCCGCGCCTGCCGGTACGGCTATCCGGAACTGGCCGCCGACGTGGGCGCCACGCTGGCGGCGCTCAAGACCCGGCGGGACGGACGGAAGACCGTGCTGCTCGGGCACTCCCTCGGCGGGCAGGCCGCGCTGCTGCACCTCGCCCTGCACGGCGAGCACGACGTCGACGGGTTGGCGCTGATCGCCGTCGGCGTGCCGTGGTGGCGCAGCTTCCCGGGCCTGCGCGGGTACGGCGTCCTGCCGTACACCCAGGGGATCGCGGCGACCGCCCGGCTGCTCGGCGTCTGGCCGGGCTGGGGCTTCGGCGGCCGGCAGGCGCGCGGAGTCATCCGGGACTGGGCCCACACGGCGCGGACCGGCAACTTCCCGCACCTGGACGGGGTGGACGCCGAGGCGGCCCTGCGGGCGCTGCGTACCCCCGTCCTCGCGGTCAGCGTCGACGACGACCAGTACACCCCGCACGAGACGCTCGACCACCTGTGCGCGAAGCTGGCCGCGGCGCCCGTCGCCCGCGAGCGCTACACCGCGGCGCAGGCCGGCGCCCGGATGGACCACTTCACCTGGGTACGCGCGAGCACGCCGCTGGCGGCCCGGGTGGCCCGCTTCGCCACCGACCTGCCGGCCCGCTGA
- a CDS encoding DinB family protein, with amino-acid sequence MSVTSRVLLRWQFDLTWSLFEYHLERLDAADFLWEPAAYCWTVRRGSDGGWTPDWADTEPDPIPVPTIGWLSWHIGWWWTVASDHLGGRPVRQRTDVGWPGAGEPTVAWLRGLRVEWLGQLDRLTDADLDGTAPFPWQDDDEHTVAHMLGWVNAELMKNAAEIGQLRLLRAAASA; translated from the coding sequence ATGTCGGTAACCTCCCGGGTGCTCCTGCGCTGGCAGTTCGACCTGACCTGGTCGCTGTTCGAATACCACCTCGAGCGCCTTGACGCGGCGGACTTCCTCTGGGAACCGGCCGCGTACTGCTGGACGGTGCGCCGCGGTTCCGACGGCGGTTGGACACCCGACTGGGCCGACACCGAACCCGACCCGATCCCGGTCCCGACGATCGGTTGGCTGTCGTGGCACATCGGCTGGTGGTGGACGGTGGCCTCGGACCATCTCGGGGGACGGCCAGTACGGCAGCGCACCGACGTCGGATGGCCGGGCGCGGGCGAGCCGACAGTCGCCTGGCTGCGGGGCCTGCGCGTCGAGTGGCTCGGTCAGCTCGATCGCCTCACCGACGCCGACCTCGACGGCACCGCGCCATTCCCGTGGCAGGACGACGACGAGCACACCGTGGCGCACATGCTCGGCTGGGTCAACGCCGAGTTGATGAAGAACGCGGCCGAGATCGGGCAACTCCGGCTGCTGCGCGCCGCAGCGAGCGCCTGA
- a CDS encoding DUF72 domain-containing protein, with translation MGVIKVGTSSWADRMLLSSGWYPRAASTPAGRLDFYAGRFPLVEVDTSYYAVPVPETTRGWVDATPEGFTFDVKAFSLFTGHPTPVAALPRDLRPAGGPDRIRRRDLPAATYDELWDRFRAALAPIAAADRLGAVLLQFPPWLARGDAAQRRIAELAERCRPWRVAVELRHGSWFDGTAALDTLAFLRERGLSFVCVDMPQGHPSSVPPILFATAQLAVVRFHGHSAAWATGDKQEKFRYAYGDEELRRWSELLVELAGQAGELHALFNNCCGDQAQRDAARLAELLGVRPVAPDGAVRAGAGSPS, from the coding sequence ATGGGTGTGATCAAGGTGGGCACGTCGTCCTGGGCGGACCGGATGCTGCTGAGTTCGGGCTGGTATCCGCGTGCGGCGAGCACCCCGGCCGGCCGGCTCGACTTCTACGCCGGACGGTTCCCCCTGGTCGAGGTGGACACCTCCTACTACGCGGTGCCCGTGCCGGAGACGACGCGGGGCTGGGTCGACGCCACCCCCGAGGGCTTCACCTTCGATGTCAAGGCGTTCAGTCTCTTCACCGGGCACCCGACACCGGTGGCGGCGCTGCCTCGTGACCTGCGCCCGGCCGGCGGCCCGGACCGGATCCGCCGCCGGGACCTCCCGGCGGCCACGTACGACGAGCTGTGGGACCGGTTCCGGGCGGCACTGGCGCCGATCGCGGCGGCCGACCGGCTCGGCGCGGTCCTGCTCCAGTTCCCGCCGTGGCTGGCCCGTGGGGACGCCGCCCAGCGGCGCATCGCCGAGCTGGCCGAGCGGTGCCGGCCGTGGCGGGTCGCCGTCGAGCTGCGCCACGGGTCCTGGTTCGACGGCACAGCGGCGCTGGACACGCTCGCGTTCCTGCGGGAGCGCGGGCTGTCATTCGTCTGCGTCGACATGCCGCAGGGACACCCGTCGTCGGTGCCGCCCATCCTGTTCGCCACGGCACAGCTGGCGGTCGTCCGCTTCCACGGGCACAGCGCCGCCTGGGCGACCGGGGACAAGCAGGAGAAGTTCCGCTACGCGTACGGCGACGAGGAACTCCGCCGCTGGTCGGAGCTGCTCGTCGAACTGGCCGGGCAGGCCGGCGAGCTGCACGCGCTGTTCAACAACTGCTGCGGCGACCAGGCCCAGCGCGACGCCGCCCGGCTCGCGGAGCTGTTGGGGGTGCGGCCGGTGGCACCCGACGGGGCGGTGCGGGCGGGAGCCGGCTCGCCCTCCTGA
- a CDS encoding glycogen debranching N-terminal domain-containing protein: MRQERVYVLAGNAFAISDAQGDMEPDPQAPVGLFSFDTRFLSRWLLTVDGERLKTLSRDDMTHFDTRFFLVPGTASHYIDADVSVIRHRSLDDSFNERLTVLNHSAQPAELTVRMEIGNDFADISEIRQPRRRDIAFDIDRARWQLRLRYRRERFGRDTVISSTAPAEIDRNGMTFRIRVEPNGHWETDLHVTMVGLGEHGHDMRADLTTHQQHVRVRMRDELRDWLARAPRLVAEDDVLTALYRNSLTDLAALRYEPLSSTALVPVGGLPWAMTLVGRDAMISCLQTLPFTPELTPPTLRLLALLQGGRLDDGHDEEPGKILAELRYGEAAAFDEQLGAFYYGAADTTPLFVILLDEYERWSGDAELVRQLRHPARMALDWIDEYGDLTGDGYLRYQCRDTRHGRVNQGWKDSPGAIVHRDGREPGFPRATCELQGYAYDAKRRGARLAREFWDDPAYADRLERQAAELRQRFNRDFWLPHRGYYALALEPDGTPVETLTSNVGHLLWSGIVDDERAGTVADHLVGPDLFSGWGVRTVAAGQRPYNPLGSHLGAVWPSDNALIVAGLRRYRRDEQATRIAAGVLDVARTIGGPVPEVIAGYPRQLTTFPVRLPVAGRPQAWSSGALLMLLGTLLGLEPCGDNLLVDPALPAGFGRVELLDVPGRWGLADAYGRDRGAGERSSRRRLR, translated from the coding sequence GTGAGGCAGGAGCGGGTGTACGTGCTGGCGGGCAACGCCTTCGCGATCAGCGACGCGCAGGGGGACATGGAGCCGGACCCGCAGGCGCCGGTCGGGCTCTTCTCGTTCGACACCCGGTTCCTGTCCCGCTGGTTGCTGACCGTGGACGGCGAGCGGCTGAAGACGCTCTCGCGGGACGACATGACGCACTTCGACACCCGCTTCTTCCTCGTCCCCGGGACGGCCAGCCACTACATCGACGCCGACGTCTCGGTGATCCGGCACCGCTCCCTGGACGACAGCTTCAACGAGCGGCTCACCGTGCTCAACCACTCGGCGCAGCCGGCGGAGCTCACCGTCCGCATGGAAATCGGCAACGACTTCGCGGACATCTCCGAGATCCGTCAGCCCCGGCGCCGCGACATCGCGTTCGACATCGACCGGGCGCGGTGGCAGCTGAGGCTGCGCTACCGGCGTGAGCGGTTCGGGCGGGACACCGTCATCTCCAGCACCGCCCCGGCCGAGATCGACCGCAACGGCATGACGTTCCGGATCAGGGTGGAGCCGAACGGGCACTGGGAGACCGACCTGCACGTGACCATGGTCGGCCTGGGCGAGCACGGGCACGACATGCGGGCCGACCTCACGACCCACCAGCAGCACGTCCGGGTACGGATGCGCGACGAGCTGCGGGACTGGCTGGCCCGGGCGCCACGACTGGTCGCCGAGGACGACGTCCTGACCGCGCTGTACCGCAACAGCCTCACCGACCTCGCCGCGCTGCGCTACGAGCCGCTGTCGTCGACCGCCCTGGTCCCGGTGGGCGGCCTGCCCTGGGCCATGACGCTGGTCGGCCGGGACGCGATGATCAGCTGCCTGCAGACCCTGCCGTTCACCCCGGAACTGACGCCCCCGACGCTGCGCCTGCTGGCCCTGCTCCAAGGCGGCCGGCTCGACGACGGGCACGACGAGGAGCCGGGCAAGATCCTGGCCGAGCTGCGTTACGGCGAGGCCGCCGCGTTCGACGAGCAACTGGGCGCGTTCTACTACGGCGCGGCCGACACCACGCCCCTGTTCGTGATCCTGCTCGACGAGTACGAACGCTGGTCGGGCGACGCCGAGCTGGTGCGGCAGCTGCGTCACCCGGCCCGGATGGCGCTGGACTGGATCGACGAGTACGGCGACCTGACCGGCGACGGTTACCTGCGCTACCAGTGCCGCGACACCCGCCACGGCAGGGTCAACCAGGGCTGGAAGGACTCCCCGGGGGCGATCGTCCACCGCGACGGCCGCGAGCCCGGCTTCCCCCGCGCCACCTGTGAACTCCAGGGCTACGCGTACGACGCGAAGCGTCGCGGTGCCCGGCTGGCCCGTGAGTTCTGGGACGACCCGGCGTACGCGGACCGGCTGGAACGCCAGGCCGCGGAGCTGAGACAGCGGTTCAACCGGGACTTCTGGCTGCCCCACCGGGGGTACTACGCGTTGGCGCTGGAGCCCGACGGCACGCCGGTCGAGACGCTCACGTCCAATGTCGGGCACCTGCTCTGGAGCGGCATCGTCGACGACGAGCGGGCCGGGACCGTCGCCGACCACCTCGTCGGCCCGGACCTCTTCTCCGGCTGGGGCGTGCGGACGGTCGCGGCCGGCCAGCGCCCGTACAACCCGCTCGGCTCGCACCTGGGGGCGGTGTGGCCGTCGGACAACGCGCTGATCGTCGCGGGGCTGCGTCGCTACCGCCGCGACGAGCAGGCGACCCGGATCGCCGCCGGCGTGCTGGACGTCGCGCGGACGATCGGCGGTCCGGTGCCGGAGGTGATCGCCGGCTATCCGCGGCAGCTGACCACGTTTCCGGTCCGGCTTCCGGTCGCCGGTCGCCCTCAGGCGTGGTCCTCCGGCGCGCTGCTGATGCTGCTGGGCACCCTGCTCGGCCTCGAACCGTGCGGCGACAACCTGCTGGTCGATCCGGCCCTGCCGGCGGGATTCGGCCGGGTCGAGCTGCTGGACGTCCCGGGCCGGTGGGGGCTCGCCGACGCGTACGGCCGGGATCGGGGCGCCGGGGAGCGCAGTTCCCGGCGCCGGCTGCGGTGA
- a CDS encoding SCP2 sterol-binding domain-containing protein — MTVSVTEYLRGLGSGRRPDLPETANGTLRFDVRDAGSSTEHWYLTVADQHVDVTRSDEDADLVVRADRRVLDQLAAGRIHPATALMRNELTVRGDFRLFMLLRRIFPGPPDARHPREAARREDAAR; from the coding sequence ATGACGGTGTCGGTGACGGAGTACCTGCGGGGGTTGGGCTCCGGCCGCCGCCCGGACCTGCCCGAGACGGCGAACGGAACCCTGCGGTTCGACGTGCGGGACGCCGGCAGCAGCACCGAGCACTGGTATCTCACCGTCGCCGACCAGCACGTCGACGTGACCCGCTCGGATGAGGACGCCGACCTGGTCGTCCGCGCCGACCGCCGGGTTCTCGACCAGCTCGCCGCCGGGCGGATCCACCCCGCGACGGCGCTGATGCGCAACGAACTGACCGTGCGGGGCGACTTCCGGCTGTTCATGCTCCTGCGGCGTATCTTCCCCGGGCCGCCCGACGCGCGGCACCCGCGGGAGGCCGCCCGACGAGAGGATGCCGCCAGGTGA